The following are encoded together in the Fundulus heteroclitus isolate FHET01 chromosome 19, MU-UCD_Fhet_4.1, whole genome shotgun sequence genome:
- the mis18bp1 gene encoding mis18-binding protein 1 isoform X5, whose translation MASCGLLNRGDPCFLSPAKAFARLRSNVPKEPVCNVKERNGNGVRTRSKATAGRVCGAGGPAFNPNPAAFCRGGEQKENDRFASPEAKAQGPLRSPSAEETFGCLFSSTVLGHLGEQFPVGGSTRRHRAPTESASQPLRRLYTDPSTEDPGPLQANRKPRGDGAQNNTGRQDPGSVRGFPGVCLDPASMLSPAKMFAQMKERESLRGHQGSPTAGRRQLFARNERNLEECRDTDVSTIYSMERTVDLPVASTVKPVNQDQSELPERARGASEDILTPASPSPVAPLEDSLLLSTPHVSIPKKNKSVFRRNSSPKIKKFPSESVIHLRKWFLRRNNRGLFVDGIHVEKNVPWNSNIITERISRSALMTVSGRVYILVGGMKVKLATDFPMSFLKKFLRGFPLNWKTLYETFLTKDRQERKNNDTGRTRIQSVKTPDTSLPASCSFLNVTRSGRVIKPPLEYWKGGRVIVDAQMNVTVLQSYETPCPDLSTSLCPMTSEKAPPLFLPGSDGLSQHDSLPHEECSVPVRRVKADRKQIRAQANRYQKTANLTTETAKSPEEVSVKTRSSRRRQCLDVDPQKQGEPERPPSRRLKKTSSPTETVINLPQSPRRLRRGRAGHGTKGAAARNKSELEPNVSANQSPKALTKNRKEQKNNSRVAKKSVALSSSAAKPSSRTTQPGKRSRPKRGSASPPHQTDEDKWTKDEIQKLQTAVSCYPKHAAGYWAKVARFVGTRSAEECYKQHTSQGATLSPGKSTKNSRKVKKGEAAAAAAVKPAEVPVISARPGTLRRKQQVQQFLEALPREDMDDAFSSEYMKNKRMEIPSLCSSEDLDLALSDLEPQTPESSDFLEVKTPQCLHITPGMIGSPSTHTDNKYVFQLQKRMRKNRFDVCKTSSSSKKFKITPSVRRTVRRCINTENDAFVIHEMVPENSSELYDSDEEEDFYFSDS comes from the exons ATGGCGTCGTGTGGTTTACTGAACCGCGGGGATCCCTGCTTCCTGTCTCCCGCGAAGGCGTTTGCGAGGCTGCGGTCCAACGTCCCGAAGGAGCCGGTTTGTAACGTCAAGGAGCGGAACGGAAACGGCGTTAGAACGCGATCTAAAGCCACAGCGGGCCGTGTCTGCGGGGCCGGCGGCCCGGCCTTCAACCCGAACCCGGCGGCTTTCTGCCGGGGCGGAGAGCAGAAGGAGAACGACAGGTTCGCGTCTCCCGAAGCCAAAGCGCAGGGGCCGCTTCGGTCGCCCAGCGCCGAGGAAACCTTCGGCTGTTTATTCTCCTCCACCGTTCTGGGACATCTGGGCGAACAGTTCCCAGTGGGCGGATCCACGCGGAGACACCGAGCCCCCACGGAGTCCGCGTCCCAGCCCCTGCGTCGGCTCTACACAGATCCCAGCACAGAAGACCCAGGGCCGCTGCAGGCCAACAGAAAACCTCGTGGGGACGGAGCTCAGAACAACACCGGCAGACAGGATCCGGGCAGTGTTAGAGGTTTCCCCGGTGTTTGTCTGGATCCGGCCTCCATGCTGTCCCCCGCCAAGATGTTTGCGCAAATGAAGGAGAGGGAGAGTCTCCGGGGGCACCAGGGGAGTCCCACCGCCGGCAGGAGGCAGCTCTTTGCCCGGAATGAGA GGAACTTGGAGGAGTGCAGAGACACCGATGTGTCCACAATTTATTCTATGGAGCGCACGGTGGACCTTCCCGTAGCGAGCACTGTGAAACCCGTGAACCAGGACCAATCAGAGCTGCCAGAGAGAGCCAGAGGAGCCTCTGAGGATATTCTAACACCCGCTTCACCGTCACCAGTGGCTCCGCTGGAGGACTCGCTGCTGCTCAGCACCCCGCATGTTTCCATACCGAAGAAAAATAAGTCTGTGTTCAGACGCAACTCTTCCCCCAAGATAAAGAAATTCCCGTCT GAGAGTGTGATTCACCTCAGAAAGTGGTTCCTGAGGAGGAATAATCGGGGTCTGTTCGTCGATGGGATCCATGT AGAGAAGAACGTGCCGTGGAACAGTAATATCATCACAGAGAGGATTTCCCGTTCTGCGCTGATGACCGTCTCTGGCAGGGTGTACATCTTAGTCGGAGGCATGAAAGTCAAACTCGCCACCG ATTTCCCAATGTCGTTTCTGAAGAAGTTTTTGAGAGGCTTCCCTTTAAACTGGAAGACGCTTTATGAGACGTTCCTGACAAAAGA CAGGCAGGAGAGGAAGAACAACGATACAGGAAGAACAAGGATACAGTCTGTAAAAACAC ccGATACATCTCTTCCCGCCTCCTGCTCCTTCCTGAACGTGACCCGAAGTGGTCGTGTGATCAAGCCCCCTCTGGAGTATTGGAAAGGAGGGAGAGTCATCGTCGATGCTCAGATGAACGTCACCGTCCTCCAGAGTTACGAGACCCCCTGCCCC GATCTCTCAACGTCTCTCTGTCCAATGACGTCCGAGAAGGCGCCCCCCCTCTTCCTCCCCGGCAGTGACG GTTTGAGTCAACATGATTCACTTCCACACGAGGAATGCTCGGTACCAGTGAGGAGAGTAAAGGCAGACCGGAAACAGATCAGAGCTCAGGCTAATCGGTACCAGAAAACAGCCAATTTAACTACAGAGACGGCTAAAAGCCCCGAAGAGGTTTCTGTTAAAACGAGATCCAGTAGGCGCCGTCAGTGTTTGGACGTCGATCCACAgaaacaaggtgaacctgagagGCCTCCTAGTCGGAGGTTAAAGAAAACCAGCAGTCCAACAGAGACTGTCATAAATCTCCCACAATCTCCTCGTAGATTGAGACGAGGCAGAGCAGGGCACGGCACAAAAGGTGCGGCAGCCCGTAACAAGTCAGAGCTGGAGCCGAACGTTTCAGCCAACCAGTCCCCAAAGGCCCTAACAAAGAACAGgaaagagcaaaaaaataacTCCAGAGTAGCAAAAAAGTCCGTAGCGCTATCATCCTCAGCAGCGAAGCCTTCGTCCCGGACGACGCAACCCGGCAAGAGAAGCCGCCCAAAAAGAGGGAGCGCCTCTCCTCCACACCAGACAGATGAGGACAAGTGGACGAAGGATGAGATCCAGAAACTGCAAAC GGCTGTGAGCTGCTATCCCAAACACGCAGCTGGTTACTGGGCGAAGGTAGCCAGGTTTGTGGGGACACGGTCGGCTGAAGAGTGCTACAAGCAGCACACCTCCCAGGGAGCCACCCTGAGTCCTGGGAAAAGCACCAAGAATAGCAGAAAGGTGAAAAAGGGGGAggcggcggcagcagcggcGGTGAAACCTGCAG AGGTTCCTGTGATATCGGCCAGGCCGGGGACGCTGAGGAGGAAGCAACAGGTGCAACAGTTCCTGGAGGCTCTGCCCAGAGAAGATATGGACGACGCCTTCAGCTCGGAGTATATGAAGAACAAGCGCATGGAG ATCCCCTCCTTGTGTTCGAGTGAAGATCTGGATTTGGCGCTGTCAGACCTGGAGCCTCAGACCCCGGAGTCTTCGGATTTCCTCGAAGTGAAGACGCCTCAGTGTTTGCACATAACCCCCGGCATGATTGGCTCTCCCAGCAC ACACACTGACAACAAGTACGTCTTCCAGCTGCAGAAGAGGATGAGAAAGAATCGGTTTGATGTCTGCAAAACCTCGTCGTCTTCAAAG aAGTTCAAAATCACGCCATCGGTTAGGCGAACCGTGCGAAGATGCATTAACACAG AAAATGATGCCTTTGTCATCCATGAGATGGTCCCCGAAAACAGCAGCGAGCTGTACGACAGCGACGAGGAAGAAGACTTTTACTTCTCAGACAGCTAG
- the mis18bp1 gene encoding mis18-binding protein 1 isoform X4, producing MASCGLLNRGDPCFLSPAKAFARLRSNVPKEPVCNVKERNGNGVRTRSKATAGRVCGAGGPAFNPNPAAFCRGGEQKENDRFASPEAKAQGPLRSPSAEETFGCLFSSTVLGHLGEQFPVGGSTRRHRAPTESASQPLRRLYTDPSTEDPGPLQANRKPRGDGAQNNTGRQDPGSVRGFPGVCLDPASMLSPAKMFAQMKERESLRGHQGSPTAGRRQLFARNERNLEECRDTDVSTIYSMERTVDLPVASTVKPVNQDQSELPERARGASEDILTPASPSPVAPLEDSLLLSTPHVSIPKKNKSVFRRNSSPKIKKFPSESVIHLRKWFLRRNNRGLFVDGIHVEKNVPWNSNIITERISRSALMTVSGRVYILVGGMKVKLATDFPMSFLKKFLRGFPLNWKTLYETFLTKDRQERKNNDTGRTRIQSVKTPDTSLPASCSFLNVTRSGRVIKPPLEYWKGGRVIVDAQMNVTVLQSYETPCPDLSTSLCPMTSEKAPPLFLPGSDGLSQHDSLPHEECSVPVRRVKADRKQIRAQANRYQKTANLTTETAKSPEEVSVKTRSSRRRQCLDVDPQKQGEPERPPSRRLKKTSSPTETVINLPQSPRRLRRGRAGHGTKGAAARNKSELEPNVSANQSPKALTKNRKEQKNNSRVAKKSVALSSSAAKPSSRTTQPGKRSRPKRGSASPPHQTDEDKWTKDEIQKLQTAVSCYPKHAAGYWAKVARFVGTRSAEECYKQHTSQGATLSPGKSTKNSRKVKKGEAAAAAAVKPAEVPVISARPGTLRRKQQVQQFLEALPREDMDDAFSSEYMKNKRMEIPSLCSSEDLDLALSDLEPQTPESSDFLEVKTPQCLHITPGMIGSPSTHTDNKYVFQLQKRMRKNRFDVCKTSSSSKKFKITPSVRRTVRRCINTAENDAFVIHEMVPENSSELYDSDEEEDFYFSDS from the exons ATGGCGTCGTGTGGTTTACTGAACCGCGGGGATCCCTGCTTCCTGTCTCCCGCGAAGGCGTTTGCGAGGCTGCGGTCCAACGTCCCGAAGGAGCCGGTTTGTAACGTCAAGGAGCGGAACGGAAACGGCGTTAGAACGCGATCTAAAGCCACAGCGGGCCGTGTCTGCGGGGCCGGCGGCCCGGCCTTCAACCCGAACCCGGCGGCTTTCTGCCGGGGCGGAGAGCAGAAGGAGAACGACAGGTTCGCGTCTCCCGAAGCCAAAGCGCAGGGGCCGCTTCGGTCGCCCAGCGCCGAGGAAACCTTCGGCTGTTTATTCTCCTCCACCGTTCTGGGACATCTGGGCGAACAGTTCCCAGTGGGCGGATCCACGCGGAGACACCGAGCCCCCACGGAGTCCGCGTCCCAGCCCCTGCGTCGGCTCTACACAGATCCCAGCACAGAAGACCCAGGGCCGCTGCAGGCCAACAGAAAACCTCGTGGGGACGGAGCTCAGAACAACACCGGCAGACAGGATCCGGGCAGTGTTAGAGGTTTCCCCGGTGTTTGTCTGGATCCGGCCTCCATGCTGTCCCCCGCCAAGATGTTTGCGCAAATGAAGGAGAGGGAGAGTCTCCGGGGGCACCAGGGGAGTCCCACCGCCGGCAGGAGGCAGCTCTTTGCCCGGAATGAGA GGAACTTGGAGGAGTGCAGAGACACCGATGTGTCCACAATTTATTCTATGGAGCGCACGGTGGACCTTCCCGTAGCGAGCACTGTGAAACCCGTGAACCAGGACCAATCAGAGCTGCCAGAGAGAGCCAGAGGAGCCTCTGAGGATATTCTAACACCCGCTTCACCGTCACCAGTGGCTCCGCTGGAGGACTCGCTGCTGCTCAGCACCCCGCATGTTTCCATACCGAAGAAAAATAAGTCTGTGTTCAGACGCAACTCTTCCCCCAAGATAAAGAAATTCCCGTCT GAGAGTGTGATTCACCTCAGAAAGTGGTTCCTGAGGAGGAATAATCGGGGTCTGTTCGTCGATGGGATCCATGT AGAGAAGAACGTGCCGTGGAACAGTAATATCATCACAGAGAGGATTTCCCGTTCTGCGCTGATGACCGTCTCTGGCAGGGTGTACATCTTAGTCGGAGGCATGAAAGTCAAACTCGCCACCG ATTTCCCAATGTCGTTTCTGAAGAAGTTTTTGAGAGGCTTCCCTTTAAACTGGAAGACGCTTTATGAGACGTTCCTGACAAAAGA CAGGCAGGAGAGGAAGAACAACGATACAGGAAGAACAAGGATACAGTCTGTAAAAACAC ccGATACATCTCTTCCCGCCTCCTGCTCCTTCCTGAACGTGACCCGAAGTGGTCGTGTGATCAAGCCCCCTCTGGAGTATTGGAAAGGAGGGAGAGTCATCGTCGATGCTCAGATGAACGTCACCGTCCTCCAGAGTTACGAGACCCCCTGCCCC GATCTCTCAACGTCTCTCTGTCCAATGACGTCCGAGAAGGCGCCCCCCCTCTTCCTCCCCGGCAGTGACG GTTTGAGTCAACATGATTCACTTCCACACGAGGAATGCTCGGTACCAGTGAGGAGAGTAAAGGCAGACCGGAAACAGATCAGAGCTCAGGCTAATCGGTACCAGAAAACAGCCAATTTAACTACAGAGACGGCTAAAAGCCCCGAAGAGGTTTCTGTTAAAACGAGATCCAGTAGGCGCCGTCAGTGTTTGGACGTCGATCCACAgaaacaaggtgaacctgagagGCCTCCTAGTCGGAGGTTAAAGAAAACCAGCAGTCCAACAGAGACTGTCATAAATCTCCCACAATCTCCTCGTAGATTGAGACGAGGCAGAGCAGGGCACGGCACAAAAGGTGCGGCAGCCCGTAACAAGTCAGAGCTGGAGCCGAACGTTTCAGCCAACCAGTCCCCAAAGGCCCTAACAAAGAACAGgaaagagcaaaaaaataacTCCAGAGTAGCAAAAAAGTCCGTAGCGCTATCATCCTCAGCAGCGAAGCCTTCGTCCCGGACGACGCAACCCGGCAAGAGAAGCCGCCCAAAAAGAGGGAGCGCCTCTCCTCCACACCAGACAGATGAGGACAAGTGGACGAAGGATGAGATCCAGAAACTGCAAAC GGCTGTGAGCTGCTATCCCAAACACGCAGCTGGTTACTGGGCGAAGGTAGCCAGGTTTGTGGGGACACGGTCGGCTGAAGAGTGCTACAAGCAGCACACCTCCCAGGGAGCCACCCTGAGTCCTGGGAAAAGCACCAAGAATAGCAGAAAGGTGAAAAAGGGGGAggcggcggcagcagcggcGGTGAAACCTGCAG AGGTTCCTGTGATATCGGCCAGGCCGGGGACGCTGAGGAGGAAGCAACAGGTGCAACAGTTCCTGGAGGCTCTGCCCAGAGAAGATATGGACGACGCCTTCAGCTCGGAGTATATGAAGAACAAGCGCATGGAG ATCCCCTCCTTGTGTTCGAGTGAAGATCTGGATTTGGCGCTGTCAGACCTGGAGCCTCAGACCCCGGAGTCTTCGGATTTCCTCGAAGTGAAGACGCCTCAGTGTTTGCACATAACCCCCGGCATGATTGGCTCTCCCAGCAC ACACACTGACAACAAGTACGTCTTCCAGCTGCAGAAGAGGATGAGAAAGAATCGGTTTGATGTCTGCAAAACCTCGTCGTCTTCAAAG aAGTTCAAAATCACGCCATCGGTTAGGCGAACCGTGCGAAGATGCATTAACACAG CAGAAAATGATGCCTTTGTCATCCATGAGATGGTCCCCGAAAACAGCAGCGAGCTGTACGACAGCGACGAGGAAGAAGACTTTTACTTCTCAGACAGCTAG
- the mis18bp1 gene encoding mis18-binding protein 1 isoform X2, which yields MASCGLLNRGDPCFLSPAKAFARLRSNVPKEPVCNVKERNGNGVRTRSKATAGRVCGAGGPAFNPNPAAFCRGGEQKENDRFASPEAKAQGPLRSPSAEETFGCLFSSTVLGHLGEQFPVGGSTRRHRAPTESASQPLRRLYTDPSTEDPGPLQANRKPRGDGAQNNTGRQDPGSVRGFPGVCLDPASMLSPAKMFAQMKERESLRGHQGSPTAGRRQLFARNESTWNLEECRDTDVSTIYSMERTVDLPVASTVKPVNQDQSELPERARGASEDILTPASPSPVAPLEDSLLLSTPHVSIPKKNKSVFRRNSSPKIKKFPSESVIHLRKWFLRRNNRGLFVDGIHVEKNVPWNSNIITERISRSALMTVSGRVYILVGGMKVKLATDFPMSFLKKFLRGFPLNWKTLYETFLTKEQERKNNDTGRTRIQSVKTPDTSLPASCSFLNVTRSGRVIKPPLEYWKGGRVIVDAQMNVTVLQSYETPCPDLSTSLCPMTSEKAPPLFLPGSDGLSQHDSLPHEECSVPVRRVKADRKQIRAQANRYQKTANLTTETAKSPEEVSVKTRSSRRRQCLDVDPQKQGEPERPPSRRLKKTSSPTETVINLPQSPRRLRRGRAGHGTKGAAARNKSELEPNVSANQSPKALTKNRKEQKNNSRVAKKSVALSSSAAKPSSRTTQPGKRSRPKRGSASPPHQTDEDKWTKDEIQKLQTAVSCYPKHAAGYWAKVARFVGTRSAEECYKQHTSQGATLSPGKSTKNSRKVKKGEAAAAAAVKPAEVPVISARPGTLRRKQQVQQFLEALPREDMDDAFSSEYMKNKRMEIPSLCSSEDLDLALSDLEPQTPESSDFLEVKTPQCLHITPGMIGSPSTHTDNKYVFQLQKRMRKNRFDVCKTSSSSKKFKITPSVRRTVRRCINTAENDAFVIHEMVPENSSELYDSDEEEDFYFSDS from the exons ATGGCGTCGTGTGGTTTACTGAACCGCGGGGATCCCTGCTTCCTGTCTCCCGCGAAGGCGTTTGCGAGGCTGCGGTCCAACGTCCCGAAGGAGCCGGTTTGTAACGTCAAGGAGCGGAACGGAAACGGCGTTAGAACGCGATCTAAAGCCACAGCGGGCCGTGTCTGCGGGGCCGGCGGCCCGGCCTTCAACCCGAACCCGGCGGCTTTCTGCCGGGGCGGAGAGCAGAAGGAGAACGACAGGTTCGCGTCTCCCGAAGCCAAAGCGCAGGGGCCGCTTCGGTCGCCCAGCGCCGAGGAAACCTTCGGCTGTTTATTCTCCTCCACCGTTCTGGGACATCTGGGCGAACAGTTCCCAGTGGGCGGATCCACGCGGAGACACCGAGCCCCCACGGAGTCCGCGTCCCAGCCCCTGCGTCGGCTCTACACAGATCCCAGCACAGAAGACCCAGGGCCGCTGCAGGCCAACAGAAAACCTCGTGGGGACGGAGCTCAGAACAACACCGGCAGACAGGATCCGGGCAGTGTTAGAGGTTTCCCCGGTGTTTGTCTGGATCCGGCCTCCATGCTGTCCCCCGCCAAGATGTTTGCGCAAATGAAGGAGAGGGAGAGTCTCCGGGGGCACCAGGGGAGTCCCACCGCCGGCAGGAGGCAGCTCTTTGCCCGGAATGAGAGTACGT GGAACTTGGAGGAGTGCAGAGACACCGATGTGTCCACAATTTATTCTATGGAGCGCACGGTGGACCTTCCCGTAGCGAGCACTGTGAAACCCGTGAACCAGGACCAATCAGAGCTGCCAGAGAGAGCCAGAGGAGCCTCTGAGGATATTCTAACACCCGCTTCACCGTCACCAGTGGCTCCGCTGGAGGACTCGCTGCTGCTCAGCACCCCGCATGTTTCCATACCGAAGAAAAATAAGTCTGTGTTCAGACGCAACTCTTCCCCCAAGATAAAGAAATTCCCGTCT GAGAGTGTGATTCACCTCAGAAAGTGGTTCCTGAGGAGGAATAATCGGGGTCTGTTCGTCGATGGGATCCATGT AGAGAAGAACGTGCCGTGGAACAGTAATATCATCACAGAGAGGATTTCCCGTTCTGCGCTGATGACCGTCTCTGGCAGGGTGTACATCTTAGTCGGAGGCATGAAAGTCAAACTCGCCACCG ATTTCCCAATGTCGTTTCTGAAGAAGTTTTTGAGAGGCTTCCCTTTAAACTGGAAGACGCTTTATGAGACGTTCCTGACAAAAGA GCAGGAGAGGAAGAACAACGATACAGGAAGAACAAGGATACAGTCTGTAAAAACAC ccGATACATCTCTTCCCGCCTCCTGCTCCTTCCTGAACGTGACCCGAAGTGGTCGTGTGATCAAGCCCCCTCTGGAGTATTGGAAAGGAGGGAGAGTCATCGTCGATGCTCAGATGAACGTCACCGTCCTCCAGAGTTACGAGACCCCCTGCCCC GATCTCTCAACGTCTCTCTGTCCAATGACGTCCGAGAAGGCGCCCCCCCTCTTCCTCCCCGGCAGTGACG GTTTGAGTCAACATGATTCACTTCCACACGAGGAATGCTCGGTACCAGTGAGGAGAGTAAAGGCAGACCGGAAACAGATCAGAGCTCAGGCTAATCGGTACCAGAAAACAGCCAATTTAACTACAGAGACGGCTAAAAGCCCCGAAGAGGTTTCTGTTAAAACGAGATCCAGTAGGCGCCGTCAGTGTTTGGACGTCGATCCACAgaaacaaggtgaacctgagagGCCTCCTAGTCGGAGGTTAAAGAAAACCAGCAGTCCAACAGAGACTGTCATAAATCTCCCACAATCTCCTCGTAGATTGAGACGAGGCAGAGCAGGGCACGGCACAAAAGGTGCGGCAGCCCGTAACAAGTCAGAGCTGGAGCCGAACGTTTCAGCCAACCAGTCCCCAAAGGCCCTAACAAAGAACAGgaaagagcaaaaaaataacTCCAGAGTAGCAAAAAAGTCCGTAGCGCTATCATCCTCAGCAGCGAAGCCTTCGTCCCGGACGACGCAACCCGGCAAGAGAAGCCGCCCAAAAAGAGGGAGCGCCTCTCCTCCACACCAGACAGATGAGGACAAGTGGACGAAGGATGAGATCCAGAAACTGCAAAC GGCTGTGAGCTGCTATCCCAAACACGCAGCTGGTTACTGGGCGAAGGTAGCCAGGTTTGTGGGGACACGGTCGGCTGAAGAGTGCTACAAGCAGCACACCTCCCAGGGAGCCACCCTGAGTCCTGGGAAAAGCACCAAGAATAGCAGAAAGGTGAAAAAGGGGGAggcggcggcagcagcggcGGTGAAACCTGCAG AGGTTCCTGTGATATCGGCCAGGCCGGGGACGCTGAGGAGGAAGCAACAGGTGCAACAGTTCCTGGAGGCTCTGCCCAGAGAAGATATGGACGACGCCTTCAGCTCGGAGTATATGAAGAACAAGCGCATGGAG ATCCCCTCCTTGTGTTCGAGTGAAGATCTGGATTTGGCGCTGTCAGACCTGGAGCCTCAGACCCCGGAGTCTTCGGATTTCCTCGAAGTGAAGACGCCTCAGTGTTTGCACATAACCCCCGGCATGATTGGCTCTCCCAGCAC ACACACTGACAACAAGTACGTCTTCCAGCTGCAGAAGAGGATGAGAAAGAATCGGTTTGATGTCTGCAAAACCTCGTCGTCTTCAAAG aAGTTCAAAATCACGCCATCGGTTAGGCGAACCGTGCGAAGATGCATTAACACAG CAGAAAATGATGCCTTTGTCATCCATGAGATGGTCCCCGAAAACAGCAGCGAGCTGTACGACAGCGACGAGGAAGAAGACTTTTACTTCTCAGACAGCTAG